In Cupriavidus taiwanensis, the following are encoded in one genomic region:
- the gyrA gene encoding DNA gyrase subunit A, which translates to MDPFAKETLPVSLEEEMRRSYLDYAMSVIVGRALPDVRDGLKPVHRRVLFAMHELNNDWNRAYKKSARIVGDVIGKYHPHGDTAVYDTIVRMAQDFSLRYMLVDGQGNFGSVDGDNAAAMRYTEIRLSKIAHEMLHDIDKETVDFDSNYDGSEKEPSILPARIPNLLINGSSGIAVGMATNIPPHNLNEIIDGCLHLLRNPQATVDELIELIPAPDFPTAGIIYGIQGVREGYRTGRGRVVMRAKTHFEDIDRGQRQAIIVDELPYQVNKRTLLERIAELVTEKKIEGISDIRDESDKSGMRVVIELKRNEVPEVVLNNLYKNTQLQDTFGMNMVALVDRQPRLLNLRQMLEYFLAHRREVVTRRTVFELRKARERGHVLEGLAVALANIDEFIAIIKAAPTPPIAKQELMGKAWDSALVREMLARAEGETPGGRASYRPDGLPAVFGMQADGLYRLSDGQAQEILQMRLQRLTGLEQDKIVQEYRDIMAEIADLLDILARPERITTIIVDELTAIRAEFGDERRSQIELNATELDTEDLITPQDMVVTLSHSGYMKSQPISEYRAQKRGGRGKQAAATKEDDWIDTLFVANTHDYILCFSNRGRLYWLKVYEVPQGSRNSRGRPIVNMFPLSEGEKINVILPVRQFDAEHFIFMTTARGTVKKTALTEFSNPRKAGIIAVDLDEGDYLIGAAVTDGQHDVMLFSDAGKAVRFDENDVRPMGRQARGVRGMNLEDGQAVIAMLVAPAETAEETADAGVRGSVLTATENGYGKRTPIAEYTRHGRGTKGMIAIQTSERNGRVVAAALVSPEDEIMLITTGGVLIRTRVAEIREMGRATQGVTLINVDEGTKLSGLQRIVESDADNGGNGEEPDEAEGAEGAEGAEGAAGADADAKP; encoded by the coding sequence ATGGATCCATTCGCAAAAGAAACCCTTCCGGTCTCCCTAGAAGAGGAAATGCGCCGCTCCTACCTCGATTACGCCATGAGCGTGATCGTCGGGCGCGCGCTTCCCGATGTCCGGGACGGCCTGAAACCGGTGCACCGGCGCGTGCTGTTTGCGATGCACGAGCTCAATAACGACTGGAACCGCGCCTACAAGAAGTCGGCCCGTATCGTCGGCGATGTGATTGGTAAGTACCATCCGCACGGCGATACGGCGGTCTACGACACCATCGTGCGCATGGCGCAGGACTTCTCGCTGCGCTACATGCTGGTCGACGGCCAGGGGAATTTCGGTTCGGTGGACGGTGATAACGCCGCGGCCATGCGTTATACCGAAATCCGCCTGTCGAAAATCGCGCACGAGATGCTGCATGACATCGACAAGGAAACCGTCGATTTCGACAGCAACTACGACGGCTCCGAAAAAGAGCCCTCGATTCTCCCGGCGCGTATTCCCAATCTGCTAATCAATGGTTCGTCGGGTATTGCGGTGGGCATGGCCACCAATATCCCGCCGCATAACCTGAATGAAATCATCGACGGCTGTCTGCACCTGCTGCGCAACCCGCAGGCGACCGTGGATGAGCTGATTGAATTGATTCCGGCTCCGGATTTTCCGACCGCCGGCATTATCTATGGCATCCAGGGCGTTCGCGAAGGCTACCGCACCGGCCGCGGCCGCGTGGTGATGCGCGCGAAGACGCACTTCGAGGATATCGACCGCGGCCAGCGCCAGGCCATCATCGTCGACGAGCTGCCCTACCAGGTCAACAAGCGCACCCTGCTCGAGCGCATCGCCGAGCTGGTCACCGAAAAGAAGATCGAAGGCATCTCGGACATCCGCGACGAGTCGGACAAGTCCGGCATGCGGGTGGTGATCGAGCTCAAGCGCAACGAGGTGCCCGAGGTCGTCCTCAACAACCTATATAAGAACACCCAGCTGCAGGACACCTTCGGCATGAACATGGTGGCGCTGGTCGACCGCCAGCCACGCCTGCTGAACCTGCGCCAGATGCTCGAGTACTTCCTGGCGCACCGCCGCGAGGTTGTCACCCGCCGCACCGTGTTCGAGCTGCGCAAGGCGCGCGAGCGCGGCCATGTGCTGGAAGGCCTGGCGGTGGCGCTGGCCAATATTGATGAGTTCATTGCCATCATCAAGGCCGCGCCGACGCCGCCGATCGCCAAGCAGGAACTGATGGGCAAGGCGTGGGATTCCGCCCTGGTCCGCGAAATGCTGGCGCGTGCCGAAGGCGAAACCCCTGGCGGGCGCGCATCGTACCGGCCGGACGGGCTGCCGGCGGTATTCGGCATGCAGGCCGATGGCCTGTACCGGCTGTCTGACGGTCAGGCGCAGGAAATCCTGCAAATGCGCCTGCAACGCCTCACCGGGCTCGAACAGGACAAGATCGTCCAGGAATATCGCGACATCATGGCGGAAATCGCCGACCTGCTCGACATCCTGGCGCGTCCGGAACGCATAACCACCATCATCGTCGACGAACTGACCGCGATCCGCGCCGAATTTGGCGATGAGCGCCGTTCGCAGATCGAGCTGAACGCGACCGAACTCGATACGGAGGACCTGATCACCCCGCAGGACATGGTGGTCACGCTGTCGCACAGCGGCTATATGAAGAGCCAGCCGATCTCCGAATACCGGGCCCAGAAGCGCGGCGGCCGGGGCAAGCAGGCGGCGGCGACCAAGGAAGACGACTGGATCGACACGCTGTTCGTGGCCAATACCCACGACTACATCCTGTGCTTCTCCAACCGCGGCCGGCTCTACTGGCTGAAGGTCTACGAGGTGCCGCAGGGCTCGCGCAACTCGCGCGGCCGCCCGATCGTCAACATGTTCCCGCTGTCGGAAGGCGAGAAGATCAACGTCATCCTGCCGGTGCGGCAGTTCGACGCCGAGCACTTCATCTTCATGACCACCGCGCGCGGCACGGTCAAGAAGACGGCGCTGACGGAATTCTCCAACCCGCGCAAGGCGGGCATCATCGCGGTCGACCTCGACGAGGGCGATTACCTGATCGGTGCCGCGGTGACCGACGGACAGCACGACGTGATGCTGTTCTCCGACGCCGGCAAGGCCGTGCGCTTCGACGAGAACGATGTGCGACCGATGGGCCGCCAGGCGCGCGGCGTGCGCGGCATGAACCTGGAAGACGGGCAGGCCGTGATCGCCATGCTGGTGGCGCCTGCGGAGACCGCCGAAGAGACGGCGGATGCCGGCGTGCGCGGCAGCGTGCTGACCGCGACCGAGAACGGCTACGGCAAGCGCACCCCGATCGCCGAGTACACTCGACATGGCCGTGGCACCAAGGGCATGATTGCGATCCAGACGAGCGAGCGCAACGGCCGTGTGGTGGCTGCCGCACTGGTGTCGCCGGAAGACGAAATCATGCTGATCACCACCGGCGGCGTGCTGATCCGTACGCGCGTGGCCGAGATCCGCGAGATGGGCCGCGCCACGCAGGGCGTCACGCTGATCAACGTCGATGAAGGCACCAAGCTGTCGGGGCTGCAGCGCATCGTGGAAAGCGATGCCGACAACGGCGGCAATGGCGAAGAGCCGGACGAGGCCGAGGGTGCCGAAGGTGCTGAAGGTGCCGAGGGCGCCGCCGGTGCGGATGCCGACGCGAAGCCGTAA
- a CDS encoding DUF2059 domain-containing protein — translation MLKTYRRIAVLAAFVPTFMMAQHAHAQDAEKTAAIKELLSVMQADQAVKGQAENWQQGAKQEAPLVLEQVLVENKTLNDKQKQAAVEKLKKNGAVQRIVDGAGTAFTTDGFRKDAIQAHYDAFGKYYTTQELKDLTTFLKSPTGQKFMANQGKATQEIWGSMMQKYGPQVGKSMRDAAEKEITAASK, via the coding sequence ATGCTCAAAACCTATCGACGTATCGCTGTTCTGGCTGCTTTCGTTCCGACCTTCATGATGGCGCAGCATGCCCACGCCCAGGATGCGGAAAAGACGGCGGCGATCAAGGAACTGCTTTCCGTCATGCAGGCAGACCAGGCTGTAAAGGGCCAGGCAGAGAACTGGCAGCAGGGCGCCAAGCAGGAAGCGCCGCTGGTCCTCGAGCAGGTGCTGGTCGAAAACAAGACCCTGAACGACAAGCAGAAGCAGGCCGCCGTTGAAAAGCTGAAGAAGAACGGCGCGGTCCAGCGCATCGTGGATGGCGCCGGCACGGCGTTCACCACCGACGGCTTCCGCAAGGACGCCATCCAGGCGCACTATGATGCCTTCGGCAAGTACTACACCACGCAGGAACTGAAGGATCTGACCACCTTCCTGAAGTCGCCGACCGGCCAGAAGTTCATGGCCAACCAGGGCAAGGCCACGCAGGAGATCTGGGGCTCGATGATGCAGAAGTACGGCCCGCAGGTCGGCAAGTCGATGCGCGACGCCGCAGAAAAGGAAATCACCGCCGCTTCGAAGTGA